In one Streptomyces sp. NBC_01288 genomic region, the following are encoded:
- a CDS encoding ABC transporter substrate-binding protein, giving the protein MRRAVSVLATACVLGLTATACSDSTGGATTAAPEGSVNPTASLKGVKLTMWVAQNSVSEPKQAIEAFEKATGAKISTEVIPDPYESNVPTKLASGVKPDLMFWQPTGSTLPFVQPAKNLLTLDNEDWVAKLGTTEKTLGQVDGHRYAAIVTSPAVLGVYYNKDVFAKAGITTMPSSYDELLADATKIKSKVSGVAPFFEVGGDKWPLQWQVQAQMTDLPQSFWDNLNKNKDSWTNKTIVDAITKYKTKVLDGGLAQKNYKTATFVDQGKAIMDGSAAMAVNVTALQSEIQATSTTAEMDKKLGWFPIANSSAKAEYSPDQTNGVVAFNTGDTKRQNAARQFMSFWLGPDYPAYIKANKLVSVEPSVANPDGLPQTAIAQAKALSSAQGVFQVKALTAPDLHLALADMIYGKKTPLQVAQAAEDQFKQVLKARGVTGF; this is encoded by the coding sequence ATGAGAAGAGCCGTCTCCGTCCTTGCCACCGCCTGTGTCCTCGGGCTGACCGCCACCGCGTGCAGTGACAGCACCGGTGGCGCCACGACCGCCGCACCCGAGGGTTCGGTCAACCCGACCGCCTCCCTCAAGGGCGTCAAGCTCACCATGTGGGTCGCCCAGAACAGCGTCTCGGAGCCCAAGCAGGCCATCGAGGCGTTCGAGAAGGCCACCGGCGCCAAGATCAGCACCGAGGTCATACCGGACCCGTACGAGTCGAACGTCCCGACCAAGCTCGCCTCGGGCGTCAAGCCGGACCTGATGTTCTGGCAGCCCACGGGCAGCACCCTGCCGTTCGTCCAGCCGGCGAAGAACCTGCTGACCCTCGACAACGAGGACTGGGTCGCCAAGCTCGGCACCACGGAGAAGACCCTCGGCCAGGTCGACGGTCACCGCTACGCGGCCATCGTCACCAGCCCCGCCGTGCTCGGCGTCTACTACAACAAGGACGTCTTCGCGAAGGCCGGCATCACCACCATGCCGAGCAGCTACGACGAGCTGCTCGCCGACGCCACGAAGATCAAGTCGAAGGTCTCGGGCGTGGCCCCGTTCTTCGAGGTCGGCGGCGACAAGTGGCCGCTCCAGTGGCAGGTGCAGGCCCAGATGACGGATCTGCCGCAGTCGTTCTGGGACAACCTCAACAAGAACAAGGACAGTTGGACCAACAAGACCATCGTCGACGCGATCACCAAGTACAAGACGAAGGTCCTCGACGGCGGTCTGGCGCAGAAGAACTACAAGACGGCCACATTCGTCGACCAGGGCAAGGCGATCATGGACGGCAGTGCCGCGATGGCCGTCAACGTCACCGCGCTCCAGTCCGAGATCCAGGCCACCTCCACCACGGCGGAGATGGACAAGAAGCTCGGCTGGTTCCCCATCGCCAACAGCTCCGCGAAGGCCGAGTACTCGCCGGACCAGACGAACGGCGTCGTCGCCTTCAACACCGGTGACACCAAGCGGCAGAACGCGGCCCGGCAGTTCATGTCCTTCTGGCTCGGCCCGGACTACCCGGCCTACATCAAGGCCAACAAGCTGGTGTCGGTGGAGCCTTCGGTGGCCAACCCCGACGGCCTGCCGCAGACCGCGATCGCCCAGGCCAAGGCCCTGTCCAGCGCCCAGGGCGTCTTCCAGGTCAAGGCGCTCACCGCCCCGGACCTGCACCTCGCGCTCGCCGACATGATCTACGGCAAGAAGACCCCGCTCCAGGTCGCCCAAGCTGCCGAGGACCAGTTCAAGCAGGTCCTCAAGGCACGCGGCGTCACCGGTTTCTGA
- a CDS encoding carbohydrate ABC transporter permease, producing the protein MVDTATMDALDATRAKDRDRDRDSAQDRPSRRNRLRGKANQPWWFALPALAVFGVFFLLPNLLNFVYPFTDWSAFHSQIGFVGLSNFSTILHDGSMARDIRITLEYAVLVAVFQNGFGLALALLLERDTRFNRFFRAVFFLPVLISALAVGYIFRALLAQDGALNSVLSSLAGHHVDTPWLGSTTWTLVVVTLIHGWKWMGLAMLIYLAGLKSMPGDVLEAARIDGAGWWRTFWSVRFPLLAPAVTFNVTTALIGSMNTFDIVQATTGGGPGSETEVFNIYMFRIFGQGLYAQASAMSLVLFLIVVVLAVPVIVGLRRRENNQ; encoded by the coding sequence GTGGTGGACACCGCCACGATGGACGCTCTCGACGCCACGCGCGCGAAGGACCGGGACCGAGACCGGGACAGCGCCCAGGACAGGCCGTCCCGTCGTAACCGGCTCCGCGGCAAGGCCAACCAGCCGTGGTGGTTCGCCCTGCCCGCGCTCGCCGTGTTCGGCGTGTTCTTCCTGCTGCCGAATCTGCTGAACTTCGTCTACCCGTTCACCGACTGGTCGGCGTTCCACTCGCAGATCGGCTTCGTGGGACTGTCGAACTTCAGCACCATCCTGCATGACGGGTCGATGGCCCGTGACATCCGCATCACCCTGGAGTACGCGGTCCTCGTGGCCGTCTTCCAGAACGGCTTCGGTCTCGCCCTGGCCCTGCTGCTGGAGCGCGACACCCGCTTCAACCGCTTCTTCCGCGCGGTGTTCTTCCTCCCGGTACTGATCTCCGCGCTCGCCGTCGGCTACATCTTCCGCGCCCTGCTCGCCCAGGACGGAGCGCTCAACAGCGTGCTGTCCTCGCTCGCGGGACACCATGTCGACACCCCCTGGCTCGGCTCGACCACCTGGACGCTGGTGGTGGTGACCCTCATCCACGGCTGGAAGTGGATGGGCCTGGCCATGCTGATCTATCTGGCGGGCCTGAAGAGCATGCCCGGTGACGTCCTGGAGGCGGCCCGGATCGACGGGGCCGGCTGGTGGCGCACCTTCTGGTCGGTGAGGTTCCCGCTGCTCGCGCCCGCCGTCACCTTCAACGTGACGACCGCGCTGATCGGCTCCATGAACACCTTCGACATCGTGCAGGCGACCACCGGAGGCGGTCCCGGCAGCGAGACCGAGGTCTTCAACATCTACATGTTCCGCATCTTCGGCCAGGGCCTGTACGCGCAGGCGTCCGCGATGAGCCTGGTGCTCTTCCTCATCGTCGTCGTCCTCGCCGTGCCCGTCATCGTCGGCCTGCGCCGCAGGGAGAACAACCAGTGA